In Myxococcus guangdongensis, one genomic interval encodes:
- a CDS encoding polysaccharide deacetylase family protein, with translation MAKGFEAMRGFAALLVLVTTSALGAEPFERGMVTITLDDGWATQYDKARPALNARGIPATYGIITQALAQGWGGYMSISQVQTLIAEGNGIASHTLTHPDLTTLSPTELVAELRDSRDWLVGTLGRSAVPDFIIPYGRYDATVLSSIRQYYSSSRTVNAGRNFRDTIVYELRGNDVARGVSVATVRGWIDQAIAEKSWLILVFHEFVDGTPTRDTQYKTSNFTTILDYIRTRGALPVTLSQGLALMEGRTGPETTSTMSIYGDALEGGFADWSWAEHSLDETTTVHSGSASIRFEPDTWAGLMFHHSGVDLSGYQALELWVHGGTTGGQGVRAVLHDGTDVLGSQRLDEALGGPLVAGEWRKVTLSLDAMGASSGVLQDLYFQDDSGGDQAAVYLDSIALIPR, from the coding sequence ATGGCGAAGGGTTTCGAGGCGATGCGAGGATTTGCCGCGCTGCTGGTGCTGGTGACGACGTCCGCACTCGGGGCCGAGCCCTTCGAGCGGGGCATGGTCACCATCACCCTGGATGACGGCTGGGCCACCCAGTACGACAAGGCGCGGCCCGCGCTCAATGCGCGAGGGATTCCCGCGACGTATGGAATCATCACCCAGGCGCTCGCCCAGGGTTGGGGCGGCTACATGAGCATCTCGCAAGTCCAGACGCTCATCGCCGAGGGCAATGGCATTGCCAGCCATACCCTCACGCATCCGGACCTCACCACGCTGTCGCCCACCGAGCTCGTCGCCGAGCTGCGCGACTCCCGCGACTGGCTGGTGGGGACGCTGGGCCGGAGCGCGGTGCCCGACTTCATCATCCCCTACGGGCGCTATGACGCCACCGTGCTCTCCTCCATCCGGCAGTACTACTCCAGCAGCCGCACGGTGAACGCGGGGCGGAACTTCCGTGACACCATCGTGTACGAGCTGCGTGGCAACGACGTGGCGCGCGGCGTCTCGGTCGCCACGGTGCGCGGCTGGATTGACCAGGCCATCGCGGAGAAGAGCTGGCTCATCCTCGTCTTCCACGAGTTCGTGGACGGAACTCCGACCCGCGACACGCAATACAAGACGTCGAACTTCACGACCATCCTGGACTACATCCGCACCCGGGGCGCGCTCCCTGTGACGCTGTCGCAAGGGCTCGCCCTGATGGAGGGTCGCACCGGGCCGGAGACGACCTCGACGATGAGCATCTATGGCGATGCGTTGGAGGGTGGCTTCGCGGATTGGAGTTGGGCGGAGCACTCGCTGGACGAGACGACCACGGTCCACTCGGGCTCGGCGTCCATCCGCTTCGAGCCCGACACGTGGGCGGGGTTGATGTTCCACCACTCGGGCGTGGACCTGTCGGGCTACCAGGCACTCGAGCTGTGGGTCCATGGCGGAACCACGGGCGGTCAGGGGGTGCGCGCCGTGCTGCATGACGGCACCGACGTGCTCGGGAGTCAGCGGTTGGACGAGGCGCTGGGCGGGCCGCTGGTCGCGGGCGAGTGGCGCAAGGTCACGCTCTCTCTCGATGCGATGGGCGCTTCGTCGGGCGTGCTGCAGGACCTCTACTTCCAGGATGATTCAGGAGGAGACCAGGCAGCGGTGTACCTGGACTCAATCGCTCTCATCCCCCGGTGA
- a CDS encoding tetratricopeptide repeat protein, translating into MQVAPPPRPPVGEGTQVAPPPRPPVGEGTQVAPPPRPPVGEGTQVAPPPRPPVGAGTQVAPPPGNSQRVFRSSTEPPSIEAPSRTLVGRYHILDKLGSGGMGVVYNAYDPDLHRRVAIKLLHPSANTVVRADGAARLLREAQAMARLSHPNVVSVYDAGTFAGRVFIAMELVDGVSLRHWLRATDHSWRDVLDLFRQAGKGLAAAHAAGLVHRDFKPANVLVSRDGRAQVTDFGLARNSADQDAAEEGRPTTPSQLALRREDLLESPLTEAGLVMGTPAYMPPEQHEDGRTDARGDQFSFCASLYEALYGQLPFEGKSASVYLRESLAGNVRPPPRGSRVPAWLLRALSRGLAPTPEARYPSMEALLTELGKDPSVRWRRRGIMAAGVLVLYGVIGSAWWVGNRRHTPCLDAGARLTGIWDASRKDAVSKAFSATHKPQAPELLSRVTQSLDAFAHDWTRMHLEACEATRVHGHQSDAVLSLRMACLERRRSTLGAVVGVLAQTDEASFATALDAAQRLPSIDDCANVDALRLGLPESSEQRQRVESLRAGLDRTTALVDAGRYEQANTELQALLALARALGYRPVLAETLELEGRLAQVLGDEPRAQKALREALLLAQATRHDEVAARAAARWVTTLSRSPELEEWGIAQARASIERAGGAPELEALLHTSLARNAFLRGQYAEAAEAFGRSAALREQVHGPEHLLTLESLRNQAASLSRTDDTERTAKLLHRVLDLTQVVMGPDHPQTALAANAVGYHLTLRRRFDEALPYLRQAIALEERAMGPDSATLSYPLNNLATALESLGRFPEARPLRERALALDLKTHGASHPETASDWALLAQLALSEGRTRDAVELARSSVNAYEAFQKEHPDQAAPLTTLGLAQLALGRAREARATLERALSLRATTPGLAEDLAATRFALARALGATESSRARSLAQQALGFYEAAPDLWTPEARRVRDWMSTGPVSRP; encoded by the coding sequence ATGCAGGTCGCGCCTCCGCCCCGGCCTCCCGTCGGTGAAGGCACACAGGTCGCTCCTCCACCCCGGCCTCCCGTCGGCGAAGGCACGCAGGTCGCGCCTCCGCCCCGGCCTCCCGTCGGCGAAGGCACACAGGTCGCTCCTCCGCCCCGCCCTCCTGTCGGCGCGGGCACGCAGGTCGCGCCGCCCCCCGGCAACAGCCAGCGCGTGTTCCGCTCATCGACGGAGCCACCGTCCATCGAGGCGCCCTCGCGGACACTCGTTGGCCGCTATCACATCCTCGACAAGCTGGGCTCGGGCGGCATGGGCGTCGTCTACAACGCCTACGACCCGGACCTGCACCGCCGCGTCGCCATCAAGCTGCTGCACCCGAGCGCCAACACCGTGGTCCGCGCCGACGGGGCCGCGCGCCTGCTGCGAGAGGCCCAGGCCATGGCCCGCCTCTCCCACCCCAACGTCGTCTCCGTCTACGACGCGGGCACCTTCGCCGGACGCGTCTTCATCGCCATGGAGCTGGTCGACGGCGTGTCCCTGCGCCACTGGCTGCGCGCCACGGACCACTCCTGGCGCGACGTCCTCGACCTCTTCCGACAAGCCGGCAAGGGGCTCGCCGCCGCGCACGCCGCGGGGCTCGTCCACCGTGACTTCAAGCCCGCCAACGTGCTCGTCAGCCGCGACGGCCGCGCCCAGGTGACGGACTTCGGACTGGCCCGCAACAGCGCGGACCAGGACGCCGCCGAGGAAGGGCGCCCCACCACTCCCTCCCAACTCGCCCTCCGACGCGAAGACCTCCTCGAGTCCCCCCTCACGGAAGCGGGCCTCGTCATGGGCACGCCCGCGTACATGCCGCCCGAGCAACACGAGGACGGACGCACCGACGCGCGCGGAGACCAGTTCAGCTTCTGCGCCTCGCTCTACGAGGCCCTCTACGGACAGCTCCCTTTCGAAGGCAAGAGCGCCAGCGTCTACCTGCGCGAGTCCCTCGCCGGCAACGTGCGCCCGCCTCCACGCGGCAGCCGCGTCCCCGCGTGGTTGCTGCGCGCCCTCAGCCGGGGACTCGCGCCAACCCCCGAGGCCCGCTATCCCTCCATGGAGGCCTTGCTCACGGAGCTGGGCAAGGACCCGTCCGTCCGCTGGCGACGCCGCGGCATCATGGCCGCCGGAGTGCTCGTGCTCTACGGCGTCATCGGCAGCGCATGGTGGGTGGGCAATCGCCGTCACACCCCGTGTCTCGACGCCGGAGCGCGGCTGACGGGCATCTGGGATGCCTCGCGCAAGGACGCGGTGAGCAAGGCCTTCTCCGCCACCCACAAACCCCAGGCCCCCGAGCTGCTGTCCCGCGTGACGCAGAGCCTGGACGCCTTCGCCCACGATTGGACTCGCATGCACCTGGAGGCCTGCGAGGCCACGCGCGTGCACGGCCACCAGTCCGACGCGGTGCTGTCCTTGCGCATGGCCTGCCTGGAGCGCCGACGCTCGACGCTCGGCGCCGTGGTGGGCGTGCTCGCGCAGACCGACGAAGCCTCCTTCGCCACCGCGCTGGACGCCGCTCAACGGCTGCCCTCCATCGACGACTGCGCGAACGTGGACGCGCTTCGTCTGGGCCTCCCGGAGTCGAGCGAGCAACGCCAACGCGTGGAGAGCCTCCGCGCCGGCCTGGACCGCACCACCGCGCTGGTGGACGCGGGCCGCTACGAGCAGGCCAACACGGAGCTCCAGGCGCTGCTCGCCCTGGCCCGCGCGCTCGGCTACCGCCCCGTGCTCGCGGAGACCCTGGAGCTCGAAGGCCGTCTGGCCCAGGTGCTCGGAGACGAGCCCCGCGCGCAGAAGGCGCTGCGGGAGGCCCTGCTCCTCGCGCAGGCCACTCGACATGACGAGGTCGCCGCGCGCGCCGCTGCCCGCTGGGTCACCACCCTCTCGCGCTCTCCCGAGCTCGAGGAGTGGGGCATCGCCCAGGCCCGAGCCAGCATCGAGCGCGCGGGCGGCGCCCCGGAGCTGGAGGCCCTGCTCCACACGAGCCTCGCGCGCAACGCGTTCCTCCGCGGCCAGTACGCCGAGGCCGCGGAGGCCTTCGGCCGCTCGGCCGCCCTGCGCGAACAGGTGCACGGCCCCGAGCACCTGCTCACCCTCGAGTCCCTGCGCAATCAAGCCGCCTCCCTCTCCCGCACCGACGACACGGAGCGCACCGCGAAGCTGCTCCACCGCGTGCTCGACCTCACCCAGGTCGTGATGGGGCCCGACCATCCGCAGACGGCCCTGGCCGCCAACGCCGTCGGCTACCACCTGACGCTCCGCCGCCGCTTCGACGAGGCCCTGCCCTACCTGCGCCAGGCCATCGCCCTGGAGGAGCGCGCCATGGGACCCGACAGCGCGACGCTCAGCTATCCCCTCAACAATCTTGCCACCGCATTGGAATCACTCGGGCGCTTCCCGGAGGCCCGTCCGCTGCGGGAGCGTGCCCTCGCCTTGGACTTGAAGACCCACGGCGCCTCGCATCCGGAGACCGCTTCCGATTGGGCCCTCCTGGCCCAGCTCGCCCTGAGCGAGGGGCGTACGCGCGATGCGGTGGAGCTGGCCCGCAGCAGCGTGAACGCCTACGAGGCCTTCCAGAAGGAACACCCCGACCAGGCCGCGCCGCTGACCACGCTCGGCCTCGCGCAGCTCGCGTTGGGACGCGCCCGCGAGGCCCGCGCCACGCTGGAGCGCGCCCTCTCCCTGCGGGCCACCACCCCGGGCCTCGCAGAGGACCTCGCCGCCACCCGCTTCGCCCTCGCCCGGGCGCTCGGCGCCACCGAGTCCTCCCGCGCGCGCTCGCTCGCCCAGCAGGCCCTGGGCTTCTACGAGGCCGCGCCGGACCTCTGGACCCCCGAGGCCCGCCGCGTCCGGGACTGGATGAGCACCGGCCCCGTGTCACGCCCCTGA
- a CDS encoding ribonuclease J: protein MLQVIPLGGLGEIGLNSLVIACNGEMLLIDAGLMFPSEGMPGVDIIIPDFTHLKQNAACLKGVVLTHGHEDHLGALPYLLGEVNVPVYGTRFTLAMARHRLDELGVEADLREIEPREPFDVGTMFKVEASRVTHTVPDAVGFIIRTPEGTFIHTGDFKLDPDPIDGLRTDLERWGEAGEEGVLCLLSDSTNSELTEETGSERVVEQTFERLFQGATGRIVVALFSSNLHRVRHLLALAERLGRKVALQGRSMQRNVEMARQLGYLDVPDSLFVHLDTVPLLPAQRVLVLTTGAQGEPRAGLSQLASGDGPLKVGPGDLVVLSSRPIPGNERGVGALIDQLHWRGAKVVYAQVEPGVHVSGHASRPQQQRVLELVRPRHFIPVHGEGRHLHRHLATAREAGLEPAQCLLTQDGDVVSFEDGLGRFTGSVPSGRIFKDRFGGGMVTPDTLHERVRLSETGLVAAVVVLQRGTQQLVGGPQLSGQGLSLDEQVLLPRVAQDARALFEELSVQLRGDDALVREELTRVVRRAFRLYSSKRPLVVPMVVRV from the coding sequence ATGCTTCAAGTCATTCCCCTGGGCGGCCTGGGAGAAATCGGCCTCAACTCCCTGGTCATCGCCTGCAACGGGGAGATGCTGCTCATCGACGCGGGCCTGATGTTCCCCTCCGAGGGGATGCCCGGCGTCGACATCATCATCCCGGACTTCACCCACCTGAAGCAGAACGCCGCCTGCCTCAAGGGCGTGGTGCTCACGCACGGCCACGAAGACCACCTGGGCGCGCTCCCCTACCTGCTGGGCGAAGTGAATGTGCCCGTCTATGGCACGCGCTTCACGCTGGCCATGGCGCGCCACCGGCTGGACGAGCTGGGCGTGGAGGCGGACCTGCGCGAAATCGAGCCGCGCGAGCCCTTCGACGTCGGCACCATGTTCAAGGTGGAGGCCAGCCGCGTCACGCACACCGTGCCGGACGCGGTGGGCTTCATCATCCGCACGCCCGAAGGCACCTTCATCCACACCGGCGACTTCAAGCTGGACCCCGACCCCATCGACGGGCTGCGCACGGACCTGGAGCGCTGGGGCGAGGCCGGCGAGGAGGGCGTACTGTGCCTGCTGTCGGACTCCACCAACTCCGAGCTGACGGAGGAGACCGGCAGCGAGCGCGTGGTGGAGCAGACCTTCGAGCGCCTGTTCCAGGGCGCCACCGGCCGCATCGTCGTGGCCCTGTTCTCCTCCAACCTGCACCGCGTGCGGCACCTCCTGGCGCTCGCCGAGAGGCTGGGGCGCAAGGTGGCCCTGCAGGGCCGCAGCATGCAGCGCAACGTGGAGATGGCGCGGCAGCTGGGCTACCTGGACGTGCCCGACTCGCTCTTCGTCCACCTGGACACGGTGCCGCTCTTGCCCGCGCAGCGCGTGCTCGTGCTCACCACCGGCGCGCAGGGAGAGCCTCGCGCGGGCCTGTCGCAGCTCGCCTCCGGTGATGGACCGCTGAAGGTGGGCCCTGGAGATCTGGTGGTCCTCAGCTCCCGCCCCATCCCCGGCAATGAGCGCGGCGTGGGGGCGTTGATCGACCAGCTGCACTGGCGGGGCGCGAAGGTCGTGTACGCCCAGGTGGAACCCGGCGTCCATGTGTCCGGCCACGCCAGCCGTCCCCAACAGCAGCGCGTGCTGGAGCTGGTGCGCCCGCGCCACTTCATCCCCGTCCACGGCGAGGGGCGCCACCTGCACCGACACCTGGCCACCGCCCGCGAGGCTGGCCTGGAGCCCGCGCAGTGCCTCTTGACCCAGGACGGCGACGTCGTGAGCTTCGAGGACGGCCTGGGCCGGTTCACCGGGAGCGTGCCCTCCGGGCGCATCTTCAAGGACCGCTTCGGGGGTGGCATGGTGACGCCGGACACACTCCACGAGCGGGTCCGCCTGTCGGAGACGGGACTGGTGGCCGCCGTCGTGGTGCTGCAGCGGGGCACGCAGCAACTGGTGGGAGGCCCCCAGCTGTCGGGCCAGGGCCTGTCGCTGGATGAACAGGTGCTGCTGCCCCGGGTGGCCCAGGATGCCCGGGCGCTCTTCGAGGAGCTGTCCGTCCAGCTGCGGGGCGACGACGCCCTGGTGCGAGAGGAACTCACCCGGGTGGTGCGCCGTGCGTTCCGGCTGTACAGCTCCAAGCGCCCCCTGGTGGTGCCCATGGTCGTCAGGGTGTAG
- a CDS encoding YajQ family cyclic di-GMP-binding protein, which translates to MPSFDVVSKIDIAELDNAVNQTKKELSTRYDFQGAQADVVIAPDNTAITVKANSEDHVKAAKVVLLAKLAKRNISLNALDYGDIEKTGLHNVKQVIKLQQGIPVEKSKELVKLLKDSKMKVQGSIQADQLRVTGKNRDDLQAAIALFRKEQDRMKLDMQFTNFRD; encoded by the coding sequence ATGCCCTCGTTCGACGTCGTCTCGAAAATCGACATCGCCGAGCTCGACAACGCGGTCAACCAGACCAAGAAGGAGCTCAGCACCCGCTATGACTTCCAGGGTGCGCAGGCGGACGTAGTCATCGCCCCGGACAACACGGCCATCACGGTGAAGGCCAACAGCGAGGACCACGTCAAGGCCGCCAAGGTCGTCCTGCTGGCGAAGCTGGCCAAGCGCAACATCAGCTTGAATGCGCTCGACTACGGCGACATCGAGAAGACGGGCCTGCACAACGTGAAGCAGGTCATCAAGCTCCAGCAGGGCATCCCGGTGGAGAAGTCCAAGGAGCTGGTGAAGCTCCTCAAGGATTCGAAGATGAAGGTGCAGGGCTCCATCCAAGCCGACCAGCTGCGAGTCACCGGGAAGAACCGGGACGACCTCCAGGCCGCCATCGCCCTGTTCCGCAAGGAGCAGGACCGAATGAAGCTGGACATGCAGTTCACCAACTTCCGCGATTGA
- a CDS encoding DOMON domain-containing protein: MRVAALSLCCLLCVPAVASAQDEALPPPRPSKLVPSMPKPPKLQGGLKGFASPLTLKSTDVAGSSASFTAKVGFRKDTLYVGVDAKDDQLLAGDTVTLSIYFPDTGPLTTGYTWRFGFDGKRASGTTSGTPEFAQQKVNGAVERRGTTLSLVAAVPVRALPRFPAIDPMVMDVCITYEDQDGEGKGVPVSNCQSGTMVGEALRLPDEPRKALKLKPPESVTALEPAATGWLGWDLLSYPAWAQGDEELSPESLRELVVGKPVDPKSVNVNVPESLSLTGELSFVTVLSGKNPYAVAGQCDAETELRMGLYLVTGKTARRVLEWPAATCALGRASSVELDEEDGLTIRYSNGAMMNFVWSGDHFTRTELGSR, from the coding sequence ATGCGAGTCGCTGCCCTGTCCCTCTGCTGTCTGCTCTGTGTCCCGGCCGTTGCCTCCGCGCAGGACGAAGCCCTCCCCCCGCCCCGGCCGTCCAAGCTGGTGCCCTCCATGCCCAAGCCGCCGAAGCTGCAGGGCGGCCTGAAGGGCTTCGCCTCGCCGCTGACGCTCAAGTCCACGGACGTGGCGGGCTCCAGCGCGTCGTTCACCGCCAAGGTGGGCTTCCGCAAGGACACGCTCTACGTGGGCGTGGACGCCAAGGACGACCAGCTGCTCGCGGGTGACACCGTCACGCTGTCCATCTACTTCCCGGACACGGGCCCTCTGACGACGGGCTACACGTGGCGCTTCGGCTTCGACGGCAAGCGGGCCTCGGGCACGACCAGCGGCACGCCGGAGTTCGCCCAGCAGAAGGTGAACGGGGCGGTGGAGCGCCGAGGCACCACGCTGTCGCTGGTGGCGGCGGTGCCGGTGCGCGCGCTGCCGCGCTTCCCCGCCATCGACCCGATGGTGATGGACGTGTGCATCACCTACGAGGACCAGGACGGCGAGGGCAAGGGCGTGCCGGTCTCCAACTGCCAGAGCGGCACCATGGTGGGCGAGGCGCTACGGCTGCCGGACGAGCCGCGCAAGGCGCTCAAGCTCAAGCCGCCCGAGAGCGTGACGGCGCTGGAGCCCGCGGCCACCGGCTGGCTGGGGTGGGACCTGCTCAGCTACCCGGCCTGGGCGCAGGGGGACGAGGAGCTGTCCCCCGAGTCGCTGCGCGAGCTGGTGGTGGGCAAGCCCGTGGACCCCAAGTCGGTGAACGTGAATGTCCCCGAGTCCCTCAGCCTGACAGGCGAGCTGTCCTTCGTGACGGTGCTCTCGGGGAAGAATCCATACGCCGTCGCGGGTCAATGCGACGCCGAGACGGAGCTGCGGATGGGGCTCTACCTCGTGACGGGGAAGACGGCCCGACGGGTGCTCGAGTGGCCGGCCGCCACCTGCGCGCTGGGGCGTGCGTCCTCGGTGGAGCTGGACGAAGAGGACGGGCTGACCATCCGTTACTCGAACGGCGCGATGATGAACTTCGTTTGGAGTGGGGACCACTTCACGCGAACCGAACTGGGAAGCAGGTAG
- the rimO gene encoding 30S ribosomal protein S12 methylthiotransferase RimO, whose protein sequence is MTLGCPKNRVDSEVMLGTLKHRGYTLVQEAAEAQVIVVNTCAFIGPAKQESVDSILEMAELKKSGSCSTLVVTGCLSQRYGEELAKEMPEVDHFLGTSAYAQIGDLLAAEASPRQVIPDPDYIHDSDTPRINSMPKYTAYLKVSEGCDNACAFCIIPTLRGGQRSRTIDDIVIEAKRLADSGVQELNLVAQDLTAYGHDLPGRPKLHDLLKALVKVDVRWIRLHYAYPRVFPDELIDVMAAEPKIARYLDMPVQHVSDKLLLSMKRGRNSEFLKGLLTKLRERVPGLVMRTSLIVGLPGETEEDFEMLKEFVKTQRFERLGVFQYSDEEGTAAFDLPDKVPQKIIERRWREVMAIQKRINREQNKKLVGKRLEVLVEGPAPETEHLLVGRHQGQAPEIDGLVYINDGLAYPGELVTVEVTEAHDYDLVARVVERPDPKQCQHVARDAHPAPVPVVPAPRPVTRLE, encoded by the coding sequence ATGACCCTCGGCTGCCCGAAGAACCGGGTGGACTCCGAGGTGATGCTCGGCACGCTGAAGCACCGCGGCTACACGCTGGTCCAGGAGGCCGCGGAGGCACAGGTCATCGTCGTCAACACGTGCGCCTTCATCGGTCCGGCCAAGCAGGAGTCGGTGGACTCCATCCTGGAGATGGCCGAGCTGAAGAAGTCGGGGAGCTGCAGCACGCTGGTGGTGACGGGCTGTCTGTCCCAGCGCTACGGCGAGGAGCTGGCGAAGGAGATGCCGGAGGTGGACCACTTCCTGGGCACCAGCGCGTACGCCCAGATTGGCGACCTGCTGGCGGCCGAGGCGTCGCCCCGTCAGGTGATTCCGGACCCCGACTACATCCACGACTCGGACACGCCGCGCATCAACTCGATGCCGAAGTACACGGCCTACCTCAAGGTGTCCGAGGGCTGTGACAACGCCTGCGCGTTCTGCATCATCCCCACGCTGCGCGGCGGGCAGCGCTCCCGGACCATCGACGACATCGTCATCGAGGCGAAGCGGCTGGCGGACAGCGGCGTGCAGGAGCTGAACCTCGTCGCGCAGGACCTCACCGCGTACGGGCACGACTTGCCGGGCCGCCCGAAGCTGCACGACTTGCTCAAGGCGCTGGTGAAGGTGGACGTGCGGTGGATCCGCCTGCACTACGCCTACCCGCGCGTGTTCCCGGACGAGCTCATCGACGTGATGGCGGCGGAGCCGAAGATTGCCCGCTACCTGGACATGCCGGTGCAGCACGTCAGCGACAAGCTGCTCCTGTCGATGAAGCGTGGCCGCAACTCGGAGTTCCTCAAGGGGCTGCTCACCAAGCTGCGTGAGCGCGTGCCGGGGCTGGTGATGCGCACGTCGCTCATCGTGGGCCTGCCGGGTGAGACGGAGGAAGACTTCGAGATGCTGAAGGAGTTCGTGAAGACGCAGCGCTTCGAGCGCCTGGGCGTCTTCCAGTACTCCGACGAGGAGGGCACGGCGGCGTTCGATTTGCCCGACAAGGTGCCGCAGAAGATCATCGAGCGCCGGTGGCGCGAGGTGATGGCCATCCAGAAGCGCATCAACCGCGAGCAGAACAAGAAGCTCGTGGGCAAGCGGCTGGAGGTCCTGGTGGAGGGCCCGGCGCCGGAGACGGAGCACCTGCTGGTGGGTCGCCACCAGGGTCAGGCGCCAGAGATCGACGGTCTGGTCTACATCAACGACGGCCTGGCGTATCCGGGTGAGCTCGTCACCGTGGAGGTGACGGAGGCGCACGACTACGACCTGGTGGCGCGCGTGGTGGAGCGTCCGGACCCGAAGCAGTGTCAGCACGTGGCGCGTGACGCACACCCGGCCCCTGTGCCGGTGGTGCCCGCGCCCCGGCCCGTGACGCGGCTGGAGTAG
- a CDS encoding LolA family protein, with protein MFLETLLATLLSAQAVPQSAAPAPAATVAQGAPAGAGKPLVTPSEAAKTPAPSGVNPAAPAQAPGKPATPPAPASETKPAAKPATPMTPEVKTLVDRMQAFYEKTGDFRAGFKQDYKYKTFRRTQSSEGVVTYKKPGLMRWEYQTPSARTFVLAGNKVYAYDPAAQSLTVASVDTSQLSASVTFLFGQGRLADEFAITKGACKDCKGTLLVLNPLKDEPRFKQVRLEVDPASAQVLKSTVVDPDGSENTISFVNLKTNVGLAADSFKLDVPDDTRVDDFTKQKKQ; from the coding sequence ATGTTCCTGGAAACCCTGCTCGCCACGCTCCTGTCCGCGCAAGCCGTGCCGCAGTCCGCCGCTCCCGCCCCGGCCGCCACGGTGGCCCAGGGGGCTCCCGCGGGCGCTGGAAAGCCCCTGGTGACGCCGTCCGAGGCGGCGAAGACTCCGGCGCCCTCGGGGGTGAACCCGGCCGCTCCCGCGCAGGCGCCTGGCAAGCCGGCCACGCCGCCCGCGCCGGCCTCCGAGACGAAGCCCGCCGCGAAGCCGGCCACGCCGATGACGCCCGAGGTGAAGACGCTCGTCGACCGGATGCAGGCGTTCTACGAGAAGACGGGCGACTTCCGGGCGGGCTTCAAGCAGGACTACAAGTACAAGACCTTCCGCCGGACGCAGTCGTCCGAGGGCGTCGTCACGTACAAGAAGCCGGGGCTGATGCGGTGGGAGTATCAGACGCCCTCCGCGCGCACCTTCGTGCTGGCCGGCAACAAGGTCTACGCGTACGACCCCGCGGCCCAGTCGCTCACGGTGGCCAGCGTGGACACCAGCCAGCTGTCCGCGTCCGTGACGTTCCTCTTCGGCCAGGGGCGGCTCGCGGACGAGTTCGCCATCACCAAGGGCGCGTGCAAGGACTGCAAGGGCACGCTGCTGGTGTTGAACCCGCTGAAGGACGAGCCGCGCTTCAAGCAGGTCCGCCTGGAGGTGGACCCCGCGTCGGCCCAGGTGCTGAAGAGCACGGTGGTGGATCCGGACGGCAGCGAGAACACCATCTCCTTCGTGAACCTGAAGACGAACGTGGGTCTGGCTGCGGACAGCTTCAAGCTGGATGTCCCGGACGACACGCGCGTGGATGACTTCACCAAGCAGAAGAAGCAGTAA
- a CDS encoding TrmH family RNA methyltransferase encodes MSGGGPRYERFEKDKLDPEQFLLDVRKEKIDRVVSQRTRNFTVVLDRLEDSFNMAAVLRTCESMGVQEVHVVINPEAPFLPNSRVAQGCDKWLDVKLYKSFAECREHLKSRGFLLYASAIREGATSLYSLRFDQKVAIVLGNERYGVSDDVLNAVDGTFWVPMKGFSQSLNISAAASACISRAIAWRDEHLEGGSGDLPPEEAQALRERFYVLAIKQRKRLFKKQP; translated from the coding sequence ATGTCTGGTGGTGGCCCTCGCTACGAGCGCTTCGAGAAGGACAAGCTGGATCCCGAGCAGTTCCTTCTCGACGTGCGCAAGGAGAAGATCGACCGCGTCGTCAGTCAGCGCACGCGCAACTTCACGGTGGTCCTGGACCGACTCGAGGACAGCTTCAACATGGCCGCGGTGCTGCGCACCTGCGAGTCCATGGGCGTCCAGGAGGTCCACGTCGTCATCAACCCGGAGGCCCCCTTCCTGCCGAACTCGAGGGTGGCCCAGGGCTGTGACAAGTGGCTGGACGTGAAGCTGTACAAGTCCTTCGCCGAGTGCCGCGAGCACCTGAAGTCGCGGGGCTTCCTGCTGTACGCCTCGGCCATCCGCGAGGGCGCCACCAGCCTCTACTCGCTGCGCTTCGACCAGAAGGTGGCCATCGTCCTCGGCAACGAGCGCTACGGCGTCAGCGACGACGTGCTCAACGCCGTGGACGGCACCTTCTGGGTCCCGATGAAGGGCTTCAGTCAGAGCCTCAACATCTCCGCGGCCGCCTCGGCGTGCATCAGCCGGGCGATTGCCTGGCGGGACGAGCACCTGGAAGGCGGCTCGGGGGACCTGCCGCCCGAGGAGGCGCAGGCCCTGCGTGAGCGCTTCTACGTGCTGGCCATCAAACAGAGGAAGCGGCTCTTCAAGAAGCAGCCATGA